Genomic window (Salvelinus namaycush isolate Seneca chromosome 27, SaNama_1.0, whole genome shotgun sequence):
GCCTTTTAAATAGGCGTTACAGTACAAACAATTGCATTTATATTTCACCCCACACAAAGGATTATGCTAATACATATTTAATATATAACAAGTTTATATGGTTTTAAACACTCAAAATTATCTTGCAAAACTCGAAGACAGGCAGAAATAGAAACCTAAAAGATACTTACTGATTATGCCACAGAGGGTATCATCAGATCAGAGATTCAGAATAAAACAATTGATAACCAACTATGTAGCTAGGCCTATGGAGTAGCCTAGTATGCTTTACTGCCAAAATACACAGAGGGTTTACATTTGACTGTGATTGTGGGTATGTCTACTACAAATATTTAGCCTTGGGCTATAAAATAACGTTCAGTGTTCTCAGACATGTCGGTATATTTCCATGAAGCCAGATGAATGGAGGGAAAACAGTTGAATGAGAGTGGAACGTCGCATAATGGCCTAACCAACAGATGTTTTTGGAATGGAAACGTTGGGATTTTCGGGTTTACACAGTATTAAATGCAATTCGTTTTAAATGATCAATGCATCCAATATTATGAATACAAGGGGGGCATTATAAGCAGGCCTAGACCCCCGTGGTACAGTGGTCAGCATTAATTAGTATTGTAGTTAGTTACTCATTATTACACTGTACTTATTACACTGTATTGTACTTAAACTTCACCCCAACATGCATCATGGTGTGGAAGTCATTCTTAATCTGAACAAGTAATAATAATGATTATTTACACAGTAGGACTAACGGCAGTATTCTTAACTGTTAACAAAATCCAAGCAAGATAGTTTGAAGAAATAAGCCATTTTGGTATCAATCAATGCAATATTATGAATACAACAACGCTCAATGGAATATAGGCTATAtattatgtatatacagtatatatagggtATAGCCTATAACGCAAAGTTTCTCAAACCACCCACAATAGTTTAAAACATAGTAGGCTATGTCTTGTTGATAACTCAAACTTCAAAACATCGAGGAACTTATACACTTTCAGTTGTGTTGGTTGATCCAGGTAGCCAGGTCCCTATCTCTGGACATAGGCTTAAGGAAACAGTCTTGACTTACCCAAATAATTTCCCTCTCGTTGTCTCTCCCAACCGTGGAATTGTATCTGCTGAAGTAAAAAGCGAAATATTAGTTAGGTTCTAATGATACATTTTATTACCATGGTTCCGATTGTGACTCGGTGGATCGGACACTTCCTACCTGTCTATCTATCGATCGAtggatctatctatctatctagcaTTGACAACGTCCTCAATGATAACTTCTCATGGAGGGGCAATAACATAACATTATTTTCTCCACTTTCTCATTTTCATTTCAAGAACTTCCATTTTATCACACAGGTGGAATAATTGTATGGTAGCCAACTAGGGCTTCAAATGATTGAAGTGACATAGCCTTCATTTCTTACACAATtaaaagacagacagaaatagaAATCTAAAAGATAGAATTCCCTGTTTGCAGAATTGCTTTTTAGTACAGAAGATTCAAAATTGTTGTGCAACAAGTTACTGCTTTTGCCAGACAGAGCATCATCAGATGGGAGATAAAGAATACAACAATTCCTATGCAACTCTAAATTGACCTATGGGGAAGAGAGTAGCCTATGATTAGACAAAGGAATGAGAGTATAATCCAATCTGAAACGTTTATAGTTTtaacagtatactgtagtgtgttTCAGAGGGATACAGAGAATCGCGAGATAAAAGATGCAGACCTTAAAAACGGCATCTAATATCCTTACAGAACCGGCTCAAACACCTTTACTGTGAACTGTCATTGTAAGCGGAgagtagagggagtgagagctaGAGAAGAAAAGGAaggcagaggggggagggggagatgggCCTGTGTGCACTGTGAGAGAGGAATTTCACTCCGTCAGTCGCCCCCCTAAGAATCCGTGAGGGCTCGTGTGCCTTCCTATTTTTCAACAGGCGAGGGCGCACGAGGACAGCAATGGCTGCGCGAGACTGCTTGGTGGCATCCCTTGTCACGACGACCCCTGACGTCATCCTAGTCCCCAGTACACTGATACTGTGTATGAACTGTAGGACATGTACTATGAGTCAATGCACCTATTCTACAGACATGTTCCCTGCCCCATCCCTAACCTGCTCAATCTAACAGCGGAATCAGAGGACACAAGAACTGGATAGTCCAATAAGGAGTGGAGAAAGAATGATTAGCACTAGCATCCCGATTCTCCACacttctcccaaagtgtgcacttgtacaCTCCTCATCATGAATTTAAAAGCATTGCATTGGTATAAGCACCATGTTTTATCCATGATGGTTATTGTTGTGCAAGTGCACTTTGGTAGAATTTTGGAGAATCGGGACCCAGCTTTCCATACTTCATCTCCGTCAATGAGGTAATAACAGCTTGATCTGGATGCTTATATTTAAATTTAAATATTTATAGCCTATTCATATAAATCCTATTAAATTAATATTAGGTATCCTAATCCCTAATTATATGAGCCCATCCTTCAATAGTAATGAGAAAGAATACTGAGGATGCTATGTGTAATGTGTAATGTGTGACGCATAAGCAGAAAACAAACAGCCAGAGAGTTGTAATGGGCCCCATTACGATTCCAGGGCTCAACTTAAAACACCGTGAAATCTTTAAAGTGGTAATATCAAGTTCAACCTCCCCCAAAGGCCATAGCCTTAATAAAAGCCTTGTCCTTTATCACTGTGTTTAGTGACTTTTTACTGCGCTAGAGTACATTGATCAAAGAGAGGTTGGGAGACGTCCCGCATCCAGAAAACATGCACGGCGTCGCCTTTATCTGCGCGTGCGCAATCTCCAATAGAACACAGGCgtgtagaatgtcagaaatagttttttttgttttactcgGGAGACATGGctggacaaaaaatatataataattcacAATAATCAAATGGTTGACTAGTCCAGAAATATGTAGCCCTCTAATATTTTTGAAGTTACAGACGTTTCTGACAtgcttattttgtattttataaaGTTTCACCCTCTATGTTCAAATATTTGTCTAGCCATAATGAAGGCTATAGTATACCTGGTAAAACTATGCAATTACAGTAAAACAATGCTTCCTAAATTATAAGTCTTGGGTTGTAATCAAAAATTTTCCTGTGGCCCAACCTGGTCTCACAgtatttcgtattattctgtacttaAATCCGAGAGACACCATCTAGTATGATATATTAAGTTTCATATGGTATGtgttcatttgtggatgtccatcacccatttcatatgatatgttatgaattacaattcgtattataaGTTAAGAATTagaaaaacgtacaatatgttacgaatttgcaaaaagtACTATATGTTACGAATGTGTATAATAtcttctagctaggtggctatgcggctaacgttagctagctggctaaagttatctaggctagggtttagggttaggggttaaggttaggggaagggttagctcaaatggttaaggttagtgttaggggaAGAAttggctaacatgctaagtagttgcaaagtagctaaaagtagtaagtagtatACAAGTTGCTTATTAGCAAAAATGTGAAAGTTGTCCATGACAACATTCAAACCCACagcctttgggttgctagacgtttgcattatacgcctacccatccaccccggcaaaccaccctactttcgttttCGCCTTAAGCAACCATCTAGGTAACTATACCAAGTAACATATACTAATTttagtgtcccggatttacatttctatgttacgtctagtctatgagaccaggctgtgtaGCCCCATGTTGTTGGTTGTTCAGACTAATATGTCAAATGGTAGGTAATCTTAACTCTGACCACCAGGACTTGACCTCTGAGCACTTTACTTGACACCACTTTagaggagggggtgagagagggagagggggggtggagaggggtagGACGGGGCATTGAGATGTGAGGAAGATTGCGTGTTCCGTTCCAATTCCGCAGGGTTCTATGGACACTTGGACAGGCCACTAAAGAGTGGACATCTCCATTTCATTTCATTAGACGCTTCGAGGCGCGCACGAAGCATGTTGATCCAAATGGAACATGTTTTAAACGCCTCTATTTAGCACCACTGAGAATAGATCTGATTTAACTTCCCTTTGGAATTGAAGTCTCAGCGACAATGTATTATATCAACGTGATCATTTTGTTATAAGATGGTCCTATGCATTGGTGGCTACGACGGTTTTGATTGTAATGCTTACAACGCTTTCCTTTAAGCTGAATAACTTGGCAAATACATTACTATGGTCTTCATTCTGTCCAGTGCAGCTTACTGCAATCAATTGAATAACAGGCCTTATATTGTCATGCATTGTTCTTCACATTAGACGTTTTAAAAGCACTGGGTTTTGTTTTAAACAAGCCATACGTTTTGAAAGCTGACAACTTCAGATTCACTCACACATAAGTACTACATGACCAAATTAAGGGGAGCCTTTGCACGTTGCAACAAACCTCACCATACTGTTATATTGTGCTCCTGCTGTGGATTACAAATATCACAATGCTAAACCAATTAGCTTCACCATTTAGCTTCAAAAACACCCTaatattcccccccccccaaaaattgtgTTGCCTATTTTAATGACCACGTCAcaacaaacaacgcaaataattTGCCCCTTGTCATGTAAATAGTGGGTTAATAATATGGATTATTTCATGGCATCACATTACACATAACCTGGTGTCCTATAAATTCGTTAATAATTATTTATCATTATAATTTACATATCAATATTGTTCATCATTTTAATAACTGAGTACCTCCTAAGAAGGACCTTTAGAacgttttaaaaatatatataattgaaATCTTGAAATTTTTCAGAATTCATCGTTTCGAACGGTTTTGTTTCCTTGTGGAAATTGAGGATTGGAGAACATTGATGTTCAGTGGACTATATATACTCTGTATACCTGCACAAAATCATTTGCTCGTTAGCTCATGCGGTGATAATGTGCTTGTAGCCAACACTCCTGTCCAAAGCTGTTTGTCTTCCCTATTATCTCTCATCCCGCGGTTGTGATTGCTCGTTCTCTGTTTATCCACATCCAATCGATGCGTGGCGTCATCAGGGGTGCCATTATGACGACTGCCCTATTAAGAATGACAGCTCGAGAGAAAGAGAATGCAATGGTGATCCCTCCCAGGGCTTGTGCCGCACTCTGAAGCGCTCGCCTCGCAGGATCAGAACGtacatccccctctcttctctcctctcatttcaATCAATTCCTCTACTCTTTTTTCTCCACTCTCACGACTGAATCCCCTCGCCACCCGTAGCCTGCAGTGTCACAGACAGCTTGGCTCTCTCCATAGTGATTTGGCGCCCGTTCATTCCACGCGCGTTCGTTCGTTCGTCGGTAATGGAAAACAGAAAGGAGATGGTGATGCTCGCGGAGGGAGGTCAACTTGGCACCGTGGTTGGCAAGACGGGCTCTAATTTCTCGGAAGCAGTTGGAAGACCCGCACAAGAACCGCAAGGAAAGACGGTCCACAGGAACTGCCTGAGCCCGGGTTCTTCACCCTACTCGCGAGACAGAGCGGACGAGGAGGTGGAGGGCGCACAGGGACGCGTGTGCGCTGATGTAAGGCCGGTTGGCATGTCTTCTTCTACCGAGAGACACCGGATGGATCGCACCAACAAAGAAACCAGCAGCTCGGACACTGAGTCAGACTTCTATGAGGAAATTGATGTGAGCTGCACGCCAGAAAGCATGGACTACCCCAATGGGAAAGGTAATGAAAAAAACGGCATGACAGTATTCATTTCGTTTTCTCAACACATTGCACGGATGTGATTTTGAATGTGGGAAAATGTAAATTAATGAATGCAATCGATGTGACGGTGTAAATATGGTCTACAATCGATTGCTAGCAGCCTATTTCTGTGCATGCAGTCCAGAATGAAAAAAAGTAAATTATGGCGTAACATATGCAAGATATTCCGTACGATTGAATTATGGATAGGGAGTGACAATTTACTGAACATAATTGTTATTGTTTTTATAACAACGTTCATTTGGAATGAATTAATTTCTCTATAGATTGTTACATCCACACTCATGAGAGATCTCGGCTTGTTATTGGGTTACACCCCCTTAGCTAGGGTTTTAACCACAGTGACACTTTTAAAACGAGTTACCCCGGGGCCAGACACCCTGTAGCAAATTAACCAATCTGCACGCATGCTGCTAGTAGAGATTTTAAGTAAACAAACCCCAAATAAAAATGGCAGACCCCAAAACACTAAAATACCTTATTAATTCGTTGGTAGACTGATTGGAATTATCTATGGACCATACCCCAGGAGAACTGACATCAAACTGGTCATGTCTTTATGAAAAATAGGTTCCAAATGAGTTGTCTAATGCTTACCATATGTATTTTGAGGTCCTGCTTTCAAATGAATGGGAAACAGTATCCTACATGTTGAACGAATGATTATATATGCTATTATCTTCACATTAAATCGGGTTCTGCATAAAATATAACTATCACAATGATGGATTAATATAATTATCCCTTCTGCAGTTAGCTATGGTATTCATTTATCTGGATTATTTAGTTTACTCTAGGCCTACATAGGCTTAATTTATGATGAGATGCATTTTAGCTAGTTGTGGTGCTCTGCTTTCGATTTTTGTCAACCTCAGTCAAACGAAAAATAAAAGCTGCAGTGACAATTATacaaaaacaaaaataacaaaagaaaACCTGTACAACACTTAATTGTAGGATACTATTGTCATCAAATGTACCTTTAGGCTATTCTATAACTAATAATCTGATTAATGTTTTAAACCCATTCCAGGTCGAAACGGTGATTCCCCCTGCCACCCGGTTGACAGCGGCATGGATCTTGGTAAGATGGGTTCGGGACAGGGCTCGCTGTCCTACGGGGCCGACGCGATGCGACGGTACCGGACAGCATTCACTCGGGAGCAAATCGGCCGGTTGGAGAAGGAATTCTACCGGGAGAATTACGTGTCCAGGCCGAGGAGATGTGAACTGGCGGCTTCACTAAATTTACCAGAGACCACAATCAAGGTAAGATAAGGCTCTTCGGCTTTAACAGAAGCCTATTTCAACATCATAACGTTTCTCTACAACATATGAGTCTATTGCCAATATAACATATTTGGCATAGAAAGGACATATCTTAGTTGCAAATCTAAAAAGAAAATATGAGTTCACTTGAAATCATGTCAGACAAATCGAGGCCTAGGCTACTCAGCCTATATTTATGTGGGTTCTCAAAACAATACAGTAAATGCAATTTCACGGGCAATATTTACCTAAATTAAACGTTAATTCATTGTGTTAATGATTAAACAGAAAACATTTAAGGGGCGAGCTTATGTATCCATTAATGAGGTGGAATTTGCATAGGCctatagtatatatatatgaag
Coding sequences:
- the LOC120022093 gene encoding homeobox protein XHOX-3-like isoform X1 yields the protein MENRKEMVMLAEGGQLGTVVGKTGSNFSEAVGRPAQEPQGKTVHRNCLSPGSSPYSRDRADEEVEGAQGRVCADVRPVGMSSSTERHRMDRTNKETSSSDTESDFYEEIDVSCTPESMDYPNGKGRNGDSPCHPVDSGMDLGKMGSGQGSLSYGADAMRRYRTAFTREQIGRLEKEFYRENYVSRPRRCELAASLNLPETTIKVWFQNRRMKDKRQRLAMTWPHPADPAFYTYMMNHAAATGNLGYSFPSHLPLPYYSHLGVGAGSASSATPFSNPLRSLDSFRMLSHPYQRPELLCAFRHPSLYPSPAHSLGPGGSPCSCLACHSAQTNGFPQRPTGSDFPCSPTTRTDAFLTFTPSVLSKSSPVTLDQREEVPLTR